One window from the genome of Nicotiana sylvestris chromosome 9, ASM39365v2, whole genome shotgun sequence encodes:
- the LOC104215037 gene encoding UV-B-induced protein At3g17800, chloroplastic isoform X2, producing the protein MRRIAEVKELECQASVEDIMYILISYKFSGMRVHLVPKLSKCMYNDRLEIWPCRDWELESIHSCEVLEMVREHLTTVLGWKEKSNVTDNWAPTKVRKLQLCRVYAASVLFGYFLKSASLRHHLEQKVDHINRDLGIAGSSQLLLSELRSLGSETVPFSHISGTRSTSVGRIPLVREKKQEKLKYYVMSFDAETLQMCAKPKSKEALNLIEKHIYALFGDEKTGLIASGEVISTSLASLKRIVLEAIAFGSFLWDAEEYIRTVYQLKDN; encoded by the coding sequence GAGAATAGCTGAAGTAAAAGAGCTGGAATGTCAAGCTTCCGTCGAAGACATTATGTACATTCTAATATCTTACAAGTTCTCTGGAATGAGAGTGCACTTGGTTCCCAAGCTTTCGAAATGCATGTACAATGACAGACTTGAGATATGGCCTTGTAGGGACTGGGAACTTGAGTCTATCCATAGCTGCGAAGTGCTGGAAATGGTTAGGGAACATCTTACCACTGTTCTAGGATGGAAAGAAAAGTCAAACGTGACCGACAATTGGGCCCCTACTAAAGTACGAAAGCTCCAGCTCTGTCGAGTATATGCTGCTTCTGTTTTATTTGGGTATTTTTTGAAGTCGGCTTCCTTGAGGCACCATTTAGAACAGAAAGTTGATCACATCAACCGGGACCTTGGTATTGCTGGTTCCAGCCAGCTCTTACTTTCAGAGTTGCGGTCCTTAGGATCAGAGACTGTTCCCTTTAGTCACATCAGTGGCACACGATCTACATCAGTGGGCCGAATACCACTTGTTCGGGAAAAAAAGCAAGAAAAACTGAAGTATTATGTGATGAGTTTTGATGCAGAAACATTGCAAATGTGTGCAAAACCAAAATCCAAGGAGGCCCTGAATCTGATTGAGAAGCATATTTATGCACTCTTTGGTGATGAGAAGACGGGTCTAATCGCTAGTGGTGAAGTAATTTCTACATCATTGGCAAGTTTGAAGAGAATTGTTTTGGAGGCTATTGCTTTCGGTTCTTTCCTTTGGGATGCAGAAGAGTACATTAGGACTGTGTATCAGCTCAAGGACAACTAA